One segment of Polyangiaceae bacterium DNA contains the following:
- the deoC gene encoding deoxyribose-phosphate aldolase, whose product MARSPESAVGSGPVALGSDHGGFALKEAISAHLRQKGVPVLDVGTYSTETCDYPEFARKAAEAVSSGQAWRAVVVDGAGIGSCMVANKVPGVRAGMAFNQATATNAREHNDANLLTLGAGYLQPAEALGIVDTFLSAQCTVPRHKRRVAMIDALDEGRPRRSLKMVAAPDNKQQLIQQITRVLSGSPHFLNVLNSGSQSGGCGTCQNCDHQCPTSAPDAVRSLLKGRTDARVSGRLGVRDIPQDLAKYIDHTLLKADATYAEIDQLCDEARKYGFASVCVNPFHVRRCKTALRGTDVKTCTVIGFPLGATPKEVKALEARQALRDGATELDMVVNIGALKSGDLQTVYEDIRLVREAAHEGGALLKVIIETALLTDAEKVAACEQSKRARADFVKTSTGFSTAGATSEDVALMARAVDHRLGVKASGGVRSAEDAQKMIAAGATRIGASVGIKIVQEARGELKPGSAGAGY is encoded by the coding sequence TTGGCACGGAGTCCGGAGAGCGCGGTGGGGAGTGGGCCGGTTGCGCTCGGATCGGACCACGGCGGCTTCGCACTGAAGGAAGCGATCAGCGCGCACCTGCGGCAGAAGGGCGTGCCGGTGTTGGATGTGGGCACATACTCGACCGAGACCTGCGACTACCCCGAGTTCGCCCGCAAGGCCGCCGAGGCCGTCTCGTCAGGCCAAGCCTGGCGCGCCGTCGTGGTCGACGGCGCGGGCATCGGCTCCTGTATGGTGGCCAACAAGGTACCGGGCGTGCGCGCGGGCATGGCCTTCAATCAGGCAACGGCAACCAACGCCCGAGAGCACAACGACGCGAATCTACTGACCCTCGGAGCAGGCTATTTGCAGCCCGCCGAGGCCCTCGGGATCGTGGACACTTTTCTCTCGGCCCAGTGTACAGTTCCCCGCCACAAACGCCGCGTCGCGATGATCGACGCACTCGACGAGGGTCGACCTCGGAGGTCCCTGAAGATGGTAGCGGCACCGGACAACAAGCAGCAGCTCATCCAGCAAATCACGCGTGTCTTGTCCGGCAGCCCGCACTTCCTGAACGTGCTGAACAGTGGCAGCCAAAGCGGAGGCTGCGGCACTTGCCAGAACTGTGATCATCAGTGCCCCACCTCCGCGCCCGACGCAGTGCGTTCGCTGCTCAAGGGTCGCACGGACGCGCGCGTCAGTGGTCGCCTGGGCGTGCGGGACATCCCCCAAGATCTCGCGAAGTACATCGACCATACCCTGCTCAAGGCCGACGCCACGTACGCCGAGATCGACCAACTGTGCGACGAGGCTCGCAAGTATGGTTTCGCATCGGTTTGCGTGAACCCGTTCCACGTCCGCCGCTGCAAGACCGCGCTGAGGGGTACGGACGTCAAGACTTGCACCGTGATCGGCTTTCCCTTGGGCGCCACACCGAAGGAAGTCAAAGCGCTCGAGGCGCGCCAGGCGCTACGCGACGGCGCCACGGAGCTGGACATGGTCGTCAACATTGGCGCACTGAAGTCCGGTGACCTGCAGACGGTGTACGAGGACATCCGTCTGGTGCGCGAGGCAGCCCACGAAGGCGGCGCGCTGCTAAAGGTGATCATCGAAACTGCGCTGCTCACGGATGCGGAGAAGGTCGCGGCCTGCGAGCAATCCAAGCGGGCGCGCGCAGATTTCGTCAAGACTTCGACCGGGTTTTCCACGGCGGGCGCCACCAGCGAAGACGTGGCGCTGATGGCTCGAGCCGTAGACCATCGCCTCGGGGTCAAGGCCTCGGGCGGGGTTCGTTCCGCCGAGGACGCACAGAAGATGATTGCCGCGGGCGCCACGCGTATCGGCGCCTCCGTGGGCATCAAGATCGTGCAGGAAGCACGAGGAGAGCTCAAGCCCGGCAGTGCCGGTGCGGGATATTGA
- a CDS encoding aldehyde dehydrogenase family protein, with protein sequence MSQASVDPAALKRLAEAIANEILGGGGVAAAAPASPAPASAGPRGDGVYSTIDEAAKASRRAFLAYSDIPLSKRHAIIAAVREVCRREGDALAKFAHEETGLGRYEDKIGKNALVTAKTPGPEILEPLARSGDHGLMLTEPAPFGVIGAITPVTNPTSTIINNSIAMISAGNSVLFNVHPSAKRVSMHTIQLLNRAIMAAGGPPDVLTCIAEPTIESAGELMKHPLVRLLVVTGGGAVVKAAMASGKRAICAGPGNPPAVVDATADIEQAARNVALGHSYDNNVICVDEKECIVVDSVADALKSAMQRHGAVLLDPRDLPRLENAIFKKMAGPRGHASIDRDLVGKNASVILERLGISAGPEARLVLVEVPNDHPLIWTEQMMPVLPITRTKTVNEAIDLAVEAEGGNFHTATMHSHDLDALSRMARKCNCSIFVKNGRSIDGLAAAGEGWTSFTISSPTGEGLTTPLSFSRWRRCTLVDHFRIV encoded by the coding sequence ATGAGTCAAGCCAGCGTCGACCCGGCCGCCCTGAAGCGCCTGGCGGAAGCGATTGCCAACGAGATTCTCGGCGGCGGTGGGGTGGCCGCTGCCGCACCAGCGTCGCCTGCGCCCGCGAGCGCAGGTCCGCGCGGCGACGGCGTCTACTCGACGATCGACGAAGCAGCCAAAGCGTCGCGTCGCGCCTTCCTCGCCTACAGCGACATTCCCCTGAGCAAACGCCACGCGATCATCGCGGCCGTCCGTGAAGTCTGTCGTCGCGAAGGGGACGCCCTGGCGAAGTTCGCGCACGAAGAGACGGGGCTCGGGCGCTACGAAGACAAGATCGGCAAGAACGCTTTGGTGACGGCCAAGACGCCAGGGCCGGAGATCCTCGAACCTCTCGCGCGCTCCGGCGACCACGGCTTGATGCTGACGGAGCCGGCGCCCTTCGGCGTGATTGGAGCCATCACGCCGGTGACCAATCCCACGTCGACGATCATCAACAACTCGATTGCGATGATCTCGGCGGGCAATTCCGTGCTGTTCAACGTGCATCCGTCCGCCAAGCGGGTGTCAATGCACACGATTCAACTGCTCAATCGCGCCATCATGGCCGCGGGCGGCCCACCCGACGTGCTGACCTGCATCGCCGAACCCACCATCGAGAGCGCCGGAGAGCTGATGAAGCACCCGCTCGTGCGTCTGCTCGTGGTCACCGGTGGCGGCGCGGTGGTGAAGGCTGCCATGGCGTCGGGCAAGCGCGCGATCTGCGCCGGCCCGGGCAATCCGCCGGCGGTGGTGGATGCCACCGCCGACATCGAGCAGGCAGCGCGCAACGTGGCGCTCGGTCACTCCTACGACAACAACGTGATCTGCGTGGACGAGAAGGAGTGCATCGTCGTCGACAGTGTGGCGGATGCCCTCAAGAGCGCCATGCAACGCCATGGCGCCGTGCTGCTGGACCCCCGCGACCTGCCGCGGCTGGAGAACGCGATCTTCAAGAAGATGGCCGGTCCTCGCGGCCACGCCAGTATCGATCGTGACCTGGTCGGCAAGAATGCTTCGGTCATTCTGGAGCGCCTGGGGATCAGCGCGGGACCGGAGGCGCGCTTGGTGCTGGTCGAGGTGCCCAACGATCATCCGCTGATCTGGACGGAGCAGATGATGCCTGTGCTGCCGATCACGCGAACGAAAACGGTGAATGAGGCCATCGACCTCGCGGTCGAAGCGGAAGGCGGCAACTTCCACACCGCCACCATGCACTCCCACGATCTGGATGCCCTCTCGCGCATGGCCCGGAAGTGCAACTGCAGCATCTTCGTCAAGAACGGCCGCTCGATCGACGGCCTGGCCGCAGCAGGGGAAGGCTGGACGTCCTTCACCATCTCGTCGCCCACCGGCGAGGGGTTGACCACACCGCTCAGCTTTTCGCGCTGGCGCCGCTGCACCCTGGTCGATCATTTCAGGATCGTCTGA
- a CDS encoding EutN/CcmL family microcompartment protein — protein MILGRVVGTIVASQQHPFYRGRKQLLVRYTRPDGSFDKEQYVVAVDMVGAGIGETVLVKDEGNSARQLLSTDEYGPVRSVIVGIVDAVSTD, from the coding sequence ATGATCCTGGGACGCGTCGTCGGCACAATCGTGGCCAGCCAGCAGCATCCCTTCTACCGAGGGCGAAAGCAGCTCTTGGTGCGCTACACGCGGCCCGACGGCAGCTTCGACAAGGAGCAATACGTCGTCGCGGTGGACATGGTGGGCGCGGGCATTGGAGAGACGGTGTTGGTGAAAGACGAAGGCAACTCCGCGCGGCAGTTGCTGAGCACGGACGAGTACGGTCCCGTGCGCTCGGTCATCGTCGGCATCGTCGACGCGGTGAGTACTGACTAG
- a CDS encoding EutN/CcmL family microcompartment protein, giving the protein MQLAKVIGTVVSNRKDPNIEGFKFMLLRQTNPETMEDGGYVVAVDAVGAGVDEYVLFATGSSARQTEMTKNRPCDAVIMAIVDQWSIDGRQMYEKYSSQHGYEVEV; this is encoded by the coding sequence ATGCAGCTCGCAAAAGTCATTGGGACCGTCGTATCCAACCGCAAAGACCCGAACATCGAAGGGTTCAAGTTCATGCTGCTGCGGCAGACGAACCCGGAGACGATGGAAGACGGTGGCTACGTCGTGGCGGTGGATGCCGTGGGCGCTGGCGTCGATGAGTACGTCCTCTTTGCGACGGGTTCGTCGGCGCGCCAGACCGAGATGACCAAGAATCGCCCGTGTGACGCGGTGATCATGGCCATCGTCGATCAATGGAGCATCGACGGCCGGCAGATGTACGAGAAGTACAGCTCCCAGCACGGCTACGAAGTCGAGGTGTGA
- a CDS encoding BMC domain-containing protein: MSSKGSGFELRTYIFIDQLQPQLAQFIAKDNRVYDPKEYDAAIMLELAPAMEIHRMIDLALKSTKVRLGSVVTERNYGLMQIQHEDQGEVRAAGEAVLSQTGLKPSDRSRLEILTNMVIRGIEQDHAIYFTGTSKGNMVLANDSVFILEVAPAAYLTIAANEALKAARVKLNEIRPFGATGRLVMSGPESEIDSAKEAALSILKSLNDELEQTKR, translated from the coding sequence ATGTCGAGCAAAGGAAGCGGCTTCGAACTTCGCACCTACATCTTCATCGATCAGCTGCAGCCACAGCTGGCGCAGTTCATCGCCAAGGACAACCGAGTCTACGATCCCAAGGAGTACGACGCGGCCATCATGTTGGAGCTGGCGCCCGCCATGGAGATCCATCGCATGATCGATCTCGCGTTGAAGAGCACGAAGGTGCGGCTGGGCTCCGTGGTCACCGAGCGCAACTACGGCTTGATGCAGATCCAGCACGAAGACCAGGGCGAAGTACGGGCCGCTGGCGAAGCCGTGCTGTCCCAGACGGGTCTGAAACCCTCGGATCGCTCGCGGCTGGAGATCCTGACCAACATGGTCATCCGCGGCATCGAGCAGGACCACGCCATCTATTTCACCGGCACCTCCAAGGGCAACATGGTGCTGGCCAACGATTCGGTGTTCATCTTGGAGGTGGCTCCCGCAGCGTACCTGACGATCGCCGCCAACGAAGCGCTCAAGGCCGCCCGGGTGAAGCTCAACGAGATCCGCCCCTTCGGCGCCACGGGCCGCCTGGTGATGAGCGGCCCCGAGTCGGAGATCGACTCGGCCAAGGAGGCCGCCCTCAGCATCTTGAAGTCCCTCAACGACGAGCTGGAACAAACGAAACGCTAG
- a CDS encoding BMC domain-containing protein, whose protein sequence is MAKESMPGPALAMLDIADVPAGLVALDVLAKEAEVRIVSAGTVQSGRFLILFGGDVEPVERSFERASSSAGAALCDAVLLPWAEERIAPAIAKGTRRWPAPGDSLGVLQNSTSPTLLRAVDAALKGALVDLVELRIGDGLHGKAIASVWGETHDVEAAVELADAAAQRGNAAGWSCAVIRRADDMVLRTLGSSTHFFSEWRG, encoded by the coding sequence ATGGCGAAGGAGTCCATGCCCGGTCCCGCGTTGGCGATGCTCGACATCGCCGACGTGCCCGCGGGACTCGTCGCACTGGACGTCCTGGCCAAAGAAGCGGAAGTGCGGATCGTCAGCGCTGGCACCGTGCAGAGCGGACGCTTCTTGATTCTTTTCGGCGGCGACGTGGAGCCCGTGGAGCGCTCCTTCGAACGAGCCTCGTCCAGCGCGGGGGCAGCCCTATGCGACGCCGTGCTGTTGCCTTGGGCGGAAGAGCGCATCGCGCCGGCCATCGCCAAAGGAACGCGACGCTGGCCCGCGCCGGGCGACAGCCTGGGAGTGCTGCAGAACTCGACGTCGCCTACCCTGCTGCGTGCGGTGGACGCCGCACTGAAGGGTGCGCTGGTAGACCTAGTGGAGCTGCGCATCGGCGACGGACTGCACGGCAAGGCCATCGCCAGCGTCTGGGGCGAAACCCACGACGTGGAGGCTGCCGTGGAGCTGGCGGACGCGGCAGCGCAGCGGGGAAACGCGGCGGGTTGGTCTTGCGCCGTGATTCGGCGCGCTGACGATATGGTGCTGCGGACCTTGGGCAGCTCGACTCACTTCTTCTCGGAGTGGCGCGGATGA
- a CDS encoding BMC domain-containing protein, with protein MSTEALGMIECRSFAAVVEAADAMVKAARVELVQYEKTGGGYVTAVVRGDVAAVKAAVEAGVNGATRVGEVVSTHVIARPHVNVDLVMPLGRAEQAQQATQK; from the coding sequence ATGAGTACTGAAGCGTTGGGCATGATTGAGTGCCGGTCCTTTGCGGCCGTCGTGGAAGCGGCGGATGCCATGGTCAAGGCCGCTCGCGTAGAGCTGGTGCAATACGAGAAGACCGGCGGCGGCTACGTCACGGCGGTGGTTCGCGGCGACGTCGCGGCGGTGAAAGCTGCCGTCGAAGCCGGTGTGAACGGCGCCACGCGCGTCGGCGAGGTGGTCAGCACCCACGTCATCGCCCGCCCTCACGTCAACGTGGACCTGGTCATGCCCTTGGGGCGCGCCGAGCAGGCCCAGCAAGCCACCCAGAAGTAG
- a CDS encoding insulinase family protein, whose product MPRTLRMLQRVCLALLLVCWATPAPGADTPRATATQSGKLPNGVRFSVAEDRDAPMVAIAVSFAVGSGDDPAAAPGLAQLVGGVLEHADTRHLRDRDRAQLIRALGGYPWEPTVSVGPDYTTYSVLVPASAFKLALWLAADRAAFFADGVSPASVTEALQGLRAPSAASGEEWLSDLIAIARAAQYGRKHPYAHVVDPSLLQKLDARVVRNWVREQYVASRLVVNLAGQVDAKDATALIKQYFGDIATGSAGKRRYPTEKVPAPTSSVAGAGSALVLLWHTPRYMAAGDVELDVAARMLRERLGRRLTGEAALAKSVWVQQASRVGGSDFHIAIVSETSQHAAARKVIDEELAVLQAGKADPAVARGIALMQLETAQQHDELIERARWASSCWMHVGRPSCYQDYAGSFRRVTEVSVARVVRRYLSTAPFVVRAEPGGTGTLAHTDKASALAPVQTAPQKDAAFRYQPPGIDRAASFEPAFPVEFQLSNGARALVFPNPTVGVVRLTVGVNWRGAPPVWYAPTLFSDLVASARLKDGTKLSERLNAIPVHWERWASSDDTEYAVRALPDKLEPALQAIVEGFTSGELSKDVLEHSRDGLLKSMDSLAPRNELYQWIGATLVPRTTRYWSDPVTTRARLRAIQLPQLEQHRKQQVVGGQLFFLVSGPVEPGATRETLERSVKGLPARPAPPPKPIPLSKGVFLVDDGTKDAVELALVVPLGTSAKADYAANLALRLFFGLSATFTPNLTRPLAARSLSDASIRANVFPMDDQTDAEFRLYVSLKPDQLTPFVEALLEHMTTLREAPVHAASAAAARRELVDWLLERYSNARNQHASLVNIIGQRLGTDADLSLLRRIRHLSPADLQDVAKRYYRPEALRIVAVGPVKDAKPALEKLGLGPVRVLTSPLGGTKK is encoded by the coding sequence ATGCCGCGCACTCTGCGGATGCTGCAGCGAGTCTGCCTTGCCTTGCTACTCGTGTGTTGGGCGACGCCAGCCCCAGGGGCGGACACGCCGAGGGCCACTGCCACGCAGTCCGGCAAACTTCCAAACGGCGTCCGATTCAGCGTGGCGGAAGACCGAGACGCGCCAATGGTCGCCATCGCGGTGTCCTTCGCCGTGGGCAGTGGCGACGATCCTGCCGCCGCTCCCGGACTGGCCCAGTTGGTCGGCGGAGTGCTGGAGCACGCTGACACGCGGCATCTTCGCGACCGAGATCGGGCGCAGCTGATTCGTGCCCTAGGCGGCTACCCCTGGGAGCCGACTGTGAGTGTGGGCCCGGACTACACGACGTACTCCGTGCTGGTTCCTGCCTCCGCCTTCAAGCTTGCCTTGTGGTTGGCCGCAGATCGCGCTGCCTTCTTCGCCGACGGAGTGAGTCCGGCGTCGGTGACCGAAGCGTTGCAGGGCTTGCGTGCGCCGTCGGCCGCGAGCGGGGAAGAATGGCTGTCCGATCTGATCGCGATCGCTCGCGCAGCTCAATACGGCAGGAAGCATCCCTACGCACACGTCGTCGACCCGAGTTTGCTGCAGAAGTTGGACGCGCGAGTCGTGCGCAACTGGGTTCGAGAGCAATATGTGGCGAGCCGTCTGGTCGTGAACCTCGCGGGCCAGGTAGATGCCAAGGACGCGACAGCTCTGATCAAGCAGTATTTCGGCGACATCGCCACAGGGAGTGCCGGCAAGCGCCGGTATCCCACCGAAAAGGTTCCGGCACCCACGAGTTCCGTGGCGGGCGCTGGCAGTGCGTTGGTGCTCTTGTGGCACACGCCGCGCTACATGGCGGCTGGCGACGTGGAGCTGGACGTGGCGGCACGAATGCTGCGGGAGCGCTTGGGCCGCCGCTTGACGGGGGAAGCGGCTTTGGCGAAGTCCGTTTGGGTTCAGCAGGCGTCACGAGTTGGCGGCAGTGACTTCCACATCGCGATCGTCTCGGAAACATCTCAGCACGCTGCGGCGCGAAAGGTGATCGACGAGGAGCTTGCCGTGTTGCAGGCCGGCAAGGCTGACCCAGCGGTGGCGAGAGGAATCGCCCTGATGCAGCTGGAGACCGCGCAGCAGCACGACGAACTGATAGAGCGCGCTCGCTGGGCGTCGAGCTGCTGGATGCACGTGGGGCGGCCCTCGTGCTACCAAGACTACGCCGGCTCGTTCCGTCGCGTGACGGAAGTGTCGGTCGCGCGTGTCGTTCGGCGCTACTTGTCGACCGCGCCCTTCGTCGTGCGCGCTGAGCCGGGCGGCACTGGGACCCTCGCCCATACCGACAAGGCGTCGGCGCTCGCGCCAGTCCAAACCGCGCCCCAAAAGGATGCCGCCTTTCGCTATCAGCCGCCCGGGATCGACCGTGCAGCGAGCTTCGAGCCCGCCTTTCCGGTGGAATTCCAGCTGAGCAACGGGGCTCGCGCGCTGGTGTTTCCGAATCCAACCGTGGGAGTGGTGCGCCTGACCGTGGGAGTGAATTGGCGCGGGGCACCGCCGGTTTGGTACGCGCCGACGCTGTTCTCGGACCTCGTCGCGTCTGCGCGACTGAAGGACGGCACGAAGCTTTCGGAGCGCTTGAATGCCATTCCGGTACACTGGGAACGCTGGGCATCCAGCGATGACACTGAGTACGCCGTTCGAGCGTTGCCCGACAAGCTCGAGCCAGCACTGCAGGCGATCGTGGAGGGGTTCACCAGCGGCGAGTTGTCGAAGGATGTGCTGGAGCACTCGCGAGACGGCCTCTTGAAGTCCATGGATTCGCTGGCTCCACGCAACGAGCTGTATCAGTGGATTGGTGCGACGCTGGTTCCGAGGACCACGCGCTACTGGTCCGATCCGGTGACGACTCGAGCGCGCCTGCGCGCCATTCAGCTCCCGCAGTTGGAGCAGCACCGAAAGCAGCAGGTGGTGGGCGGGCAGCTCTTCTTCTTGGTGTCCGGACCGGTGGAACCCGGGGCGACGAGGGAGACGCTGGAGAGATCGGTGAAGGGGCTACCGGCGCGTCCCGCACCACCGCCCAAACCCATCCCGCTCTCCAAGGGGGTGTTCCTCGTCGACGACGGTACGAAGGATGCCGTGGAGCTTGCTCTCGTGGTTCCGCTGGGGACGAGCGCGAAGGCGGACTACGCGGCGAATCTCGCACTGCGACTGTTCTTCGGTCTCTCGGCCACGTTCACACCGAACCTGACGCGGCCGCTCGCGGCTCGGAGTCTGAGCGACGCTTCGATTCGAGCGAACGTATTCCCGATGGACGACCAGACGGATGCCGAGTTTCGCCTGTACGTGAGTCTGAAGCCCGACCAGCTCACTCCCTTCGTCGAGGCTTTGCTGGAGCACATGACCACACTGCGAGAGGCACCAGTCCACGCTGCTTCCGCTGCTGCCGCACGTCGTGAGCTAGTCGACTGGCTACTGGAACGCTACTCCAACGCCCGGAACCAACACGCCAGCCTCGTGAACATCATCGGGCAACGTCTCGGGACGGATGCGGACCTGAGCTTGCTACGCCGCATTCGCCATCTTTCGCCAGCGGATTTGCAGGACGTTGCCAAGCGCTACTATCGGCCCGAGGCGCTACGCATCGTAGCGGTTGGACCCGTGAAGGACGCCAAGCCGGCGCTGGAAAAGCTGGGCCTCGGTCCCGTTCGCGTGCTGACTTCACCGCTAGGAGGCACCAAGAAATGA
- a CDS encoding VOC family protein produces MLNHISIGVSDFARSGAFYDAVFATLGYVRVLTHPRALGYGPPGAKDEAFAILASGDQAKAPGLGCHIAFTATSRLQVDEFHAVALREGAASDGAPGPRPQYGQGYYAAFVLDLDGYRLEAVFHE; encoded by the coding sequence ATGCTCAATCACATCTCGATTGGGGTGTCGGACTTCGCACGCTCTGGCGCGTTCTACGACGCGGTGTTCGCCACGCTCGGATACGTTCGCGTGCTCACGCACCCACGGGCCTTGGGATACGGTCCACCTGGCGCCAAGGACGAGGCCTTTGCGATCCTGGCGTCGGGAGACCAGGCCAAGGCGCCGGGGCTGGGTTGTCACATCGCTTTCACCGCCACGAGTCGGCTCCAAGTGGACGAATTTCACGCCGTCGCCTTGCGAGAGGGCGCCGCCAGCGACGGCGCGCCGGGGCCGCGTCCCCAGTACGGCCAGGGCTATTACGCGGCGTTCGTGCTGGACCTGGACGGATATCGGCTCGAAGCGGTCTTTCATGAGTGA
- a CDS encoding cyclic nucleotide-binding domain-containing protein: MASEYSTAGRVHRSIFVRSLFGSADAAIGLQRIEAMMHPVEFAAGTTIYRRDEASDYLYFILEGSVALDAPGEPRWVFGPRDGFGFLDAMRDRPHARTAHALSDVTALAFSVEDWIDALEDHSGLGRGAILEHAKSVRSKIAALSPDGGFARQSTMICSVEPGDAVGLVERIVMLGDAPCFERAGIQALASLAQIARLIPASPGQLLLEAGAAPTGLYLVGAGVVVAERHEPELSARFGPGSLAMGLSFLGEAAADVTLRSECDSLVLSIREDDFFDVAEDHFDLMRAVFSYMAGERAGLMREIALREQAVHQEDEASGSRALNAS; this comes from the coding sequence GTGGCGTCTGAGTATTCCACCGCTGGGCGCGTGCATCGCTCGATCTTCGTGCGCTCGCTCTTCGGCAGTGCGGACGCCGCGATTGGCCTGCAGCGAATCGAAGCCATGATGCACCCCGTCGAGTTCGCGGCGGGAACGACGATCTACCGTCGCGACGAAGCCAGTGACTACCTGTACTTCATTCTCGAAGGCAGTGTGGCCTTGGACGCACCGGGAGAGCCGCGATGGGTGTTCGGGCCTCGGGACGGCTTCGGCTTCTTGGACGCGATGCGGGACCGCCCTCACGCGCGAACGGCGCACGCCTTGAGCGATGTGACGGCACTGGCGTTCTCCGTCGAGGACTGGATCGACGCGCTGGAAGACCACAGCGGCCTCGGGCGCGGCGCGATCCTCGAGCACGCGAAGTCGGTACGCTCGAAGATTGCGGCGCTCTCCCCGGATGGCGGTTTCGCGCGGCAAAGCACGATGATCTGCTCCGTCGAACCAGGTGACGCAGTCGGATTGGTGGAGCGCATCGTGATGCTCGGGGACGCACCCTGCTTCGAGCGCGCCGGCATTCAAGCGCTGGCCAGCTTGGCTCAGATCGCGCGGCTGATCCCGGCGTCGCCCGGCCAGTTGCTGCTCGAGGCGGGCGCCGCGCCAACTGGGCTGTATCTCGTCGGTGCCGGCGTCGTCGTCGCCGAGCGACACGAGCCCGAGCTGAGCGCGCGATTTGGCCCCGGCTCCCTTGCCATGGGGCTCTCGTTCCTTGGCGAAGCAGCGGCAGATGTGACGCTGCGCAGCGAATGCGACTCCTTGGTATTGAGCATCCGCGAGGATGACTTCTTCGACGTGGCCGAGGATCACTTCGATCTGATGCGCGCCGTCTTCTCCTACATGGCCGGCGAGCGCGCGGGGTTGATGAGGGAGATTGCCTTGCGCGAGCAGGCAGTGCATCAAGAAGACGAGGCGTCGGGGTCTCGGGCGCTCAACGCTTCGTAG
- a CDS encoding EutN/CcmL family microcompartment protein encodes MKLGRVIGTLVSNTKSDGMNGLKLLIVRPLTAKLEVEGEPFVATDASAQAGPGCLVTYESSREAALLHAPRFVPVDKAIVGIVDQHVYEES; translated from the coding sequence ATGAAACTGGGACGCGTGATCGGAACCCTGGTGTCCAACACCAAGAGCGACGGCATGAACGGCCTCAAGTTGCTCATCGTGCGGCCGCTCACGGCGAAGCTGGAGGTGGAGGGCGAACCCTTCGTCGCCACGGACGCCTCAGCTCAAGCCGGCCCCGGCTGTTTGGTCACCTACGAGTCGTCCCGGGAGGCAGCGCTGCTGCATGCACCACGCTTCGTTCCCGTGGACAAGGCCATCGTCGGCATCGTCGACCAACACGTGTACGAGGAGTCATGA